Proteins encoded together in one Prunus dulcis chromosome 3, ALMONDv2, whole genome shotgun sequence window:
- the LOC117623365 gene encoding chaperone protein dnaJ C76, chloroplastic-like isoform X1: MSVSAVSISQFSLPKAFQVEDHFTAISKPIWRWRRQGCPASRFRCGKREAWKMKATNMGKNYYELLGVSVDSNAQKIKQAYRNLQKKYHPDVAGQEGHEYTLKLNEAYKVLMRENLRKEYDASIGEMRGNYSSSSLGRTSSWNGPLRPQGLFVDENACIGCRECVHHASSTFIFDEALGCARVKLQYGDDEQKIEVSVDSCPVNCIHWVEKEELPVLEFLIQPQPKEGFGIFGGGWERPANVFMAAKSFNKQTHNENHGRNSRASTVEEEETPAQAKARADASRKINMEAASGLFSRFWQWQNKPFWGEKEE, from the exons ATGTCTGTCTCTGCAGTCTCAATTTCCCAATTTTCACTACCAAAAGCTTTCCAAGTTGAGGACCATTTCACCGCAATAAGCAAGCCCATCTGGAG ATGGAGGAGGCAGGGATGCCCTGCAAGCAGATTCAGATGTGGTAAGAGAGAGGCatggaaaatgaaagcaacaaacatgggaaaaaaTTACTATGAATTGCTTGGTGTTTCTGTTGATTCGAATGCGCAGAAAATTAAACAGGCTTATAGGAATTTGCAGAAGAAGTACCACCCAGATGTTGCAGGACAAGAG GGTCACGAGTATACCCTCAAGCTGAATGAAGCTTATAAGGTTCTGATGAGAGAGAATCTGAGGAAAGAATATGATGCTTCCATTGGTGAAATGAGAGGAAATTACAGCTCATCAAGCTTAGGTCGCACTTCTTCATGGAATGGACCTTTGAGACCCCAAGGTCTATTTGTTGATGAAAATGCATGCATAG GTTGCAGAGAATGCGTGCACCATGCAAGTAGCACCTTCATATTTGATGAGGCTCTCGGATGTGCTAGGGTTAAACTTCAATATGGTGACGATGAACAAAAGATTGAG GTATCAGTTGATTCATGCCCTGTGAACTGCATTCATTGGGTGGAGAAAGAAGAACTGCCAGTGCTTGAATTCCTGATTCAGCCTCAGCCAAAGGAAGGGTTTGGGATATTCGGAGGAGGCTGGGAAAGACCTGCAAATGTTTTCATGGCTGCTAAATCATTCAATAAACAAACTCACAATGAAAACCATGGAAGAAATT CACGTGCGTCGactgttgaagaagaagaaacccCTGCTCAAGCCAAGGCTCGAGCTGACGCAAGTAGGAAAATAAACATGGAAGCTGCATCAGGATTATTCTCAAGATTCTGGCAATGGCAAAATAAGCCTTTTTGGGGCGAAAAGGAGGAATAA
- the LOC117623365 gene encoding chaperone protein dnaJ C76, chloroplastic-like isoform X2, whose translation MKATNMGKNYYELLGVSVDSNAQKIKQAYRNLQKKYHPDVAGQEGHEYTLKLNEAYKVLMRENLRKEYDASIGEMRGNYSSSSLGRTSSWNGPLRPQGLFVDENACIGCRECVHHASSTFIFDEALGCARVKLQYGDDEQKIEVSVDSCPVNCIHWVEKEELPVLEFLIQPQPKEGFGIFGGGWERPANVFMAAKSFNKQTHNENHGRNSRASTVEEEETPAQAKARADASRKINMEAASGLFSRFWQWQNKPFWGEKEE comes from the exons atgaaagcaacaaacatgggaaaaaaTTACTATGAATTGCTTGGTGTTTCTGTTGATTCGAATGCGCAGAAAATTAAACAGGCTTATAGGAATTTGCAGAAGAAGTACCACCCAGATGTTGCAGGACAAGAG GGTCACGAGTATACCCTCAAGCTGAATGAAGCTTATAAGGTTCTGATGAGAGAGAATCTGAGGAAAGAATATGATGCTTCCATTGGTGAAATGAGAGGAAATTACAGCTCATCAAGCTTAGGTCGCACTTCTTCATGGAATGGACCTTTGAGACCCCAAGGTCTATTTGTTGATGAAAATGCATGCATAG GTTGCAGAGAATGCGTGCACCATGCAAGTAGCACCTTCATATTTGATGAGGCTCTCGGATGTGCTAGGGTTAAACTTCAATATGGTGACGATGAACAAAAGATTGAG GTATCAGTTGATTCATGCCCTGTGAACTGCATTCATTGGGTGGAGAAAGAAGAACTGCCAGTGCTTGAATTCCTGATTCAGCCTCAGCCAAAGGAAGGGTTTGGGATATTCGGAGGAGGCTGGGAAAGACCTGCAAATGTTTTCATGGCTGCTAAATCATTCAATAAACAAACTCACAATGAAAACCATGGAAGAAATT CACGTGCGTCGactgttgaagaagaagaaacccCTGCTCAAGCCAAGGCTCGAGCTGACGCAAGTAGGAAAATAAACATGGAAGCTGCATCAGGATTATTCTCAAGATTCTGGCAATGGCAAAATAAGCCTTTTTGGGGCGAAAAGGAGGAATAA
- the LOC117623366 gene encoding sirohydrochlorin ferrochelatase, chloroplastic-like: MSIRSLSTCPQFAAKSSSASEIGTSPSCAVLNFSRSRNSSIRLCMGSGNGGFGQNPNGVGDRDGVIIVDHGSRRTESNLMLNEFVSMFKERTGYPIVEPAHMELAEPSIHVAFNSCVLQGANRVIVSPFFLLPGRHWNQDIPSLTAEAAKEHPGVSYLVTAPLGLHPLLVDVLNDRINHCLSHIAGDAEECSVCVGTNKCQLH; this comes from the exons ATGTCGATTAGGTCGCTATCCACCTGCCCTCAATTTGCCGCTAAAAG CTCGTCGGCAAGCGAAATCGGAACAAGCCCTAGCTGCGCAGTCCTCAACTTCTCCAGAAGTAGAAATTCAAGCATAAGGTTGTGTATGGGTAGCGGCAACGGAGGATTCGGACAAAATCCAAATGGGGTTGGTGACAGAGACGGCGTCATCATCGTCGACCATGGTTCGCGCCGCACGGAATCAAATCTCATGCTAA ATGAGTTCGTGTCCATGTTTAAAGAGAGAACTGGGTACCCCATAGTGGAGCCTGCTCATATG GAGTTGGCGGAACCATCAATTCATGTTGCATTCAATTCCTGTGTTCTACAAGGGGCCAATCGGGTAATTGTGAGCCCATTTTTCCTCTTACCTGGAAGACATTGGAACCAG GATATTCCATCCCTGACAGCTGAAGCTGCAAAGGAGCATCCTGGTGTCTCATATTTAGTAACGGCACCTCTTGGCCTTCATCCGCTACTCGTG GATGTTTTGAATGATAGGATCAATCACTGCTTAAGCCATATTGCTGGAGATGCAGAGGAGTGCTCTGTTTGTGTTGGAACAAACAAATGCCAGCTCCATTGA